A window of the Gossypium arboreum isolate Shixiya-1 chromosome 2, ASM2569848v2, whole genome shotgun sequence genome harbors these coding sequences:
- the LOC108479864 gene encoding putative B3 domain-containing protein Os03g0621600: MTRKPKRSPSFFKVLIGDFDNKLRIPPAFVKYVLKGNVPTMFTLYSDSGNSWRVRVMVEEGSYFFNSGWSKFVKHHDLEIGDFLVFFLVDTSTFDVLIYNGTACPKNIILAAKKRKCLPPLANRQIEDTPSQKCASVSKKPKAVYRARSVNQEVESITEVTRKHVSFVMVVKKYHKYFACVPRCFAKETGLLKESITLIKGPRGGMWPMNTTECGKQVRLGGGWSQFLHENEIVVGDTLLFEHIPSTGNLVHVQIVNKDRYRNRGRRNKQADASVKNTSPAAKRPRVRPCKQIEEPPSTEHAPSSKRTKGVSIGNDEIVSELTPKKASFVMVLKEYQKYSAVVPTSFAKEMGLAEKPSTMIENSKGKKWLLNTIVDAKSQVRLGAGWSQLVQENKLELGDTLLFQHIPNTGNVINLKIICKVGDGNNRKRNK, from the exons ATGACTAGGAAACCAAAACGAAGTCCTTCTTTCTTCAAGGTTTTGATAGGAGACTTTGATAACAAGCTG AGAATTCCACCAGCTTTTGTGAAGTACGTTTTGAAAGGAAATGTGCCCACCATGTTCACCTTGTATTCTGACTCAGGGAATTCATGGCGAGTTAGAGTCATGGTTGAAGAAGGAAGCTACTTTTTCAACAGTGGATGGTCAAAATTTGTGAAACATCATGACCTGGAAATAGGGGATTTTCTGGTTTTCTTTTTGGTTGATACTTCAACGTTTGATGTTCTCATTTATAATGGAACTGCATGTCCAAAGAACATCATTTTGGCTGCTAAGAAACGAAAGTGCCTaccacctttagctaatagacaAATTGAAGATACCCCAAGCCAAAAATGTGCTTCAGTTTCCAAGAAACCAAAAGCAGTTTACC GTGCGAGAAGTGTTAACCAAGAGGTTGAGTCTATAACAGAAGTAACCCGTAAGCATGTTTCATTTGTAATGGTGGTGAAGAAATACCATAAATACTTTGCT TGTGTCCCGAGGTGTTTTGCCAAAGAAACAGGCTTGTTAAAGGAATCCATAACGTTGATTAAGGGGCCAAGAGGTGGGATGTGGCCAATGAACACCACCGAGTGTGGAAAACAGGTTCGTTTGGGTGGCGGATGGTCCCAGTTTCTGCATGAAAACGAAATAGTTGTTGGAGATACCCTTTTGTTTGAGCACATTCCAAGTACAGGCAATTTAGTCCACGTACAGATTGTTAACAAGGATAGATATAGAAACCGTGGGAGACGAAACAAACAAGCAGATGCCAGTGTGAAGAACACCAGCCCTGCTGCTAAGCGACCAAGAGTTAGGCCTTGCAAGCAAATTGAAGAACCACCAAGCACAGAACATGCTCCAAGTTCCAAAAGAACCAAAG GTGTAAGCATTGGAAATGATGAGATTGTATCAGAGTTGACCCCAAAGAAGGCTTCATTTGTAATGGTTTTGAAGGAATACCAGAAGTACTCTGCT GTTGTTCCAACCAGTTTTGCCAAAGAAATGGGCTTGGCAGAGAAACCGAGCACCATGATAGAGAACTCAAAGGGTAAGAAGTGGCTGTTAAACACCATAGTTGATGCAAAATCACAAGTTCGTCTAGGTGCAGGATGGTCACAGCTTGTGCAAGAAAACAAGCTAGAACTTGGAGATACTCTCTTGTTTCAGCACATTCCCAATACTGGTAATGTCATTAACTTAAAGATTATTTGCAAGGTTGGAGATGGAAATAATAGGAAAAGAAACAAGTGA